The genomic stretch AAATTACCTTCATGGATATGGACTAGATCGTGCTAAAATATGTAACAAGTGAAATGAACGAGAACAACTCAGGAGATGTGCAATGATAAGGGTACTGAACACGTACGTCACGGACCACCGGCACGTTTTGTCCGATCCGGACGCTATGATTAGACTGGTGAGGCAAGTTATCGCACTGCCCCGTTGTCTTCACAGCCAATGGGCATGTTTGGCttcacccgctaaagtttagcacatgtaatatcagatgtttgatactaatcaggagtattaaatttaggctaattacaaaactaattgcatagatggagtctaattcacgagacgaatctattaagcctaattagtccatgatttgacaatgtggtgctacggtaaccatttgctaatgatgaattaattagccttaatagattcgtctcgcgaattagcctaggggttctgcaattagttttataattagctcatgtttagtctttctaattagcatccgaatatccgatgtaacacggctaaagtttagcacctggtatccaaacaccgaCAGAAGAGAACGATCGCTTTTGTCTTGTAGGAACTTGCATTGGTTACTCTCGATCGTTCATGGGCTAAACGATCGCGCACTCTCTGCTAACATGATGACTAGATGAGCGCAGTGGCCAGTGATTTTCCTGTTCAACTCTTGTAATGCATGCATGGTGTTCATGGACGCAGTGGCCAGGGGCGTACTGCGAGCAGAGCAGCGCCGGATGCTGCAAGCCGACGACCAGCGCCAAGCCGGCGCGCGACTTCTTCATCTCGGGCTTCACCGTCTACAACGCGACGACCGACGCTCCGGTGAACCGCTGCAGCAACAAAGCTCCTTTCGACCCTAACGAGGTatacaacctacaatttgaaacggatggaaTATATAAGACTCTCGCTTGAGCTCGCCAAACATACATACCATGGAGTACATATATCTGTATCTCGTAATTCACGTTTGTGACAATGTCTTTGACTCTTTGTGCTATGCTACGCGTACAATACATTGGCAGATTACGGACATCCCAGGCCTGAAGCAGTACTGGAGCAACATCAAGTGCCCCAGCAACAACGGCCAGGGCGGCTGGAAGAACGCCTGGAAGAAGTCCGGCGCCTGCTCCGGCCTCAAGGAGAAGGACTTCTTCGAGAAAGCCCTCGAGTTCCGCAGCCGGCTCAACCCGCTCGTTCGCCTCCAGAAAAACGGTACGTGAACATATATAGAACTGAGTTTCATGCACGAGTGTTCGAAATCGGATGACCACCAAATGACACATGCGTACTGTTTTTGATGGCTTATTATGATTAATTTGCAGGTATCCAGCCGGACTTCGAGCTGTACAGCTTGAAGAAGATCAAGAAGGTGTTCCAGTCGGGCATCAACGCGACGCCGCTGGTCCAGTGCAGCATGGGCCCCTTCAACAAGTACATGCTGTACAAGCTCTACTTCTGCGCGACGGAGCAGGGCACGTTCATCGACTGCCCCGTGGCGCCCAAGTACACCTGCTCGGCGGAGATCCTCTTCCACCCTTTCAAGAGGTGGATGCTCCAGCAGCTCCAGGGGGAGGACGCCGAGtttgccgccgcggccgacggcgacgaccaGGACGCCTTCGTGCTGCCCGGCGTGGCCATGGATATGTAACCGATGGATCGATCGGAAGCATATGCGTGTCGTCGAGGAGAGACCCCACCTGATCTCCGATCCATCCAGATCGTCTTTCAATTCGTGAGTTTGCGTTTCGGTGGCGTACGCGTGCATGGAATAATGTCGTTGTTCCTGCTCCCCCGAGCAAACAACAACGCAGTGTAGTAATATGTGAAAATAATTAAACACTGAGACGTACGAAGACAATAATGGTACGGTGATCTCCTCCTCTTCtacgacgagttccttctattCCTACTCATCAGGGAAGATGTGGCCGTGTTTATCTAGCTCTTCTGCTTTGCGCCGCCTCACCAAGCTCACTGCCCGCAGCGTCGCCGCATGGCCACATCCCACATCTTAAATTCGGTGGTTCAATAACATAAATATGGTCCCCTGGTCCCGCAAAATTACGTTGACTGCCGCTTAAATTCTACGTTGATTTGCATCAATATTCTTCATGCTGTGTTATATATTATAAAAGAGATCCTTCCTAATCAAGTGACAATTTGCTGTACTGAGAATTGGTGAAGGGATATATCACGCCATTCCTTATCTCTTGTAAAATTTAATAAAATACTTGCAAACTTTTTAGGCCTAGTGAAAAAAATAGAATCTACACATATTCATTGCTAAATTGCCATCCATGAAGATGACATAAAGTTGTAGATTTCGTTTACATTCACTAATAAAAAAAAAGCTTGTTATAAATTTTACTAGAGATACAATACTAGGGAAATGGCTTCTGTACCGGTTGAGAATccgcctttagtaccggttgtgcaaccggtattactagttcggtactaaagggtcaaATAACTGATACTAAAAcgtattgaaaaataaaaagaatgaaatccggcccgggccccgccgccccaccctcCTCCCGACGGCTGTAACAACCTTggtttaatcagccgagttaatctccaGACaaatcccaaatctgcagtctccatcagcccgacccctgaaaaacCTAGCAAAATTGCACCAACCCAGCAAACGGCGGCTCtgctctaagtcccaaaaccagtgttcctccaaatcttggagctgtgggagagccagagaccgGATGGTGGACCCTAaaccagatcccacggatctctcgagtCAGATGCGCCAGAGCCcgcgtgcgccccgcttcagagcctctccgccctgtggctcaacctccccgacgagcacCGCcttgcccagtcgccggccgcgacaagatagatcagcgtgcctccttcccaatcgcgcgcggaagcccctgcagcccttttcgcctcgcctcgtctcgctcgcaccctcgccgacCGCGCCAAGGCGTCCTGTCGCCGCTGCGATAGAGGATTTGTCgttgccgcgccagaccgcctcgcctcccgcgctcatcatctctcccggatccccggccgcgcgccccgatgccttccggcttttccgtctcccccacagtcgcgctgcccacgcgtgcgctacgacgataccgccctcgccaaccacgactccggcagagacagctcccttttccacctcgccagtaacgtgccccggcaaagccgctgatctgcgcttgctagcgtcgccgctcgccctgtcacctcgcctgctgcgacctcgcttgcagtgcctttccttccttcctgtcacacgctagtcGAGTCGCCGCACCCCATCCGCCGCTTGGCGCGACCAGATCATGCTCGCCCTTGCCAACCCTtcatcccggcaaaaccgcgcctgcaccagccctgtctccagtgcccaatgaccaaagaccttGTCTGTGAAGCTCCGCTTCGctggccaatggaggcgccgcccaatcgccgccatggcagagcactccatacTTTTTGACCTGATCTTCGCGCTGCTCGAACTctttctcttccgcgcagctataaaagggagtacccgagCCTCTACCAGAGTTTCCTTTGCCATCACTGCCTCGCCGCACcttactctgctcgcacttgagcgcTGCCGCTTAAGCTCTTAAGGAACCCCCCCTCTCCACTCAAACCCacttttcccaacccaccagccgcctgtttcctccgcatggtgctagagcttgcttgttgtccacaaaaagcaccgccgccgcttgaGCACTGCcaaaccccgccgccgcccaagccttagcgcctaaagtccttccgcctaagtctattccttcccaaccccaagactTCGCCaataggcctaaaggtaagctgctgaccccttttcggttcgctcgacccctttttccatctcgcccgaccctgtctgtttcgccaaccctgtctgtttcgccgacccttatccgcttcgcccgagggctctgctgtatctttttcttggacccgagggtatctgtgtaaaatttcgaggacttctctgtgataagtctgaggaccccggtacagttattccttaggtctgagagtcagatcataagtttctcccaacccGACCCTTTCGTCTTGTTCTCTATCGTCTGAAGCTTGGACTTCCACACCTTTTCTTGTAGCTTTGCTGCAAGTTTCTAAGCTAAagcgtgcaagtgttgttgaaataaccgtctaaatgtttaacccctgcatttgcattccgtgtagaactaaatctcgccgacgacacctacgagctgcatccggtgccagaagacggagcagtagctgagctgccgaccgcaggagctgaagcagaagccGCAGAGGACCAGTTTGCTTCCGTCccactcgaaggcaagccccggagcatgaccccaactttctaaacttgcacatgccttctctCGTATGTAtgcgcatttacgttataggagttatTTGAagccatagatgcataacttagttcCCTTTATCTGACCACTAgtctgataagtccgagtagttgcaacgcttaataggactcggtaaaagtcgagtgatttcctgtcactcgcgagttataggagttggttgttctccttctggttacaactatgaggacggtggacggggcagggcctggtgaactcttttggtggtcggtggatcgtcctgtctgtctacttgaatttgtttaaggtctgacagtggtggtgttcgtgatcaagtgtttgaaagtactaatctcatacctagtatgggatggggaagcctagtacctgattgaacctggacgtgagcagttcgatccactgtctctggaacagagtttcccctgcggccgcatgtggtggcaagtgtggtcacagaacggcagaggctgggtctgcgGAAtattgcaccaagagaagtgggcccgacacgggtcaggggattgatggggacggctgatacaggaagcgaccctcggtggtgcgcggatgtcgtgagattagattcgccatgcatggttaataaattcgaatcgattcgtctgcctctcacagtttgagactgcttgatcgctgctacactgagtaaagatggaacaggATGATTATATGAACTTGATGTTTGagttacacacacacacacattgtTTGGAACtgtgtttgcttagcataagtcgCAAAAATAGGCTGGttgatgaacttagaaccggagctaaaatattgaaagtaaggacctactatagttgctcttggcaaaacaaacccctcagccaaagagctttgcatgtctagaagtggtggagtagtttttctaccggtcggttaagtcttgtcgagcttagaagctcagtcttgttgtggcatctcttttcaggtgaagttgaagcttctgagtgtgctgctgttggcacttggctgccccagcttcctcctgggtggacggtcgagtgggatccctcctcggacggtgagaagagggatcattgatgtcctgatcgacCTCTTTAGGGACATCCGACTCGacgttagcttccgctattCGGTTGATcgttccgctgcttttgaatcctGTAAACTCTGATTTGCAACCAATGTGTAATANNNNNNNNNNNNNNNNNNNNNNNNNNNNNNNNNNNNNNNNNNNNNNNNNNNNNNNNNNNNNNNNNNNNNNNNNNNNNNNNNNNNNNNNNNNNNNNNNNNNtttttttaaaaaaaaaccataTCGGATACGATGATAGTTTTCCTGAACATATTGGTGATGTTTTTGACCCATTTTTCTTCTTAGGACACAAAACCAACCCTAGTTGGTTGTTTAAAATGCGCCCTCTATACTCGCTTTGTCCCAAAATAGGTGATCTTTTGGAGTTCAAAATTTGCCCCACAAAAGAGCGCGTCTGTAGGTTTTAGACCAGCTTAAGTGGAACGCGCGCATTAACTTTGGCAACCTTCATGAGTCATGAGCTTATTGGAAGCCAAACAAGCCTTCCTCCCATTTGGGTACTGAGTTAATTAAGTACATGTATAAtaaaatggctcaaagaatccATAAGCCAGCTTAGCTATCAAAGCCAACTAAACAAATTAATTAGGAGCATGTAGGACAGTTTGCTTCCTTGCTATTTTGTCCAAGATTTTCTAAAGAGCACTTATTTGGGGTAGAGGAAGTACTCTCTTATCTCGTGGTGGCTCACAACACCGTGTAGCCACCGGCCTGCCTCTGCTCACCATCTTCCTACACTTTTCCCGGTCACCGGTCCATGCTCGACCCAACACTTAACAGAGATGGAGGTGGGTACCTGTGTGTTGGTGTTTCGTACCGCCGACTAGTGATTGTACGCCGCGTTCTCCTCACTTCCaatggctagcacacaagaggCAAGAAGTTATACTAGTTTGGGAAGATCCCTACATCAGTTTcggcaggagtcgtgttccttgggTCGAGTGCACTGGGCTTACAAGGGGATGCTTACAAGCAAGCGTTCGTGCAATGTGTGTGAGTATGCGTGTGTGAATGAATGCCAGAGAGAGAAGGTCTGGTTCCCTTTATATAGACCAGGGACTGGGTGTAATGTTTGAGAAATGGAGGGGGTTCCGACCTCAGAGGTCGGGGGTCGCGGTGTGGTCTGGGCGGCCTTGCGCCATAGGGCTTCCTTGTCCTGTCCTCTTACGCACGGCCTGGCTTGCTTCGTGGCGTGCCCCCCTCCGGTCTGCCAACCATGTGGCGGTGAACGGGACCGGAGTTGCTGCTAACATCCGTATCGGTGATGGGTAGGCGAGCTTTAGTCAGCGGCTTGGATGGGGCGTGCCACTTCTCCCAGCTTTCCCTGACCTCTTTGGTGCACTCACGGCCACTCCACGTCATAACGCCTGTCATTGGGTCCCGCCTCGCTTGCGGACCCGTACCGGGCTTGGTGTGGTGGCATGGTCCTGACCTTGACGGGTCACCCTAGCAACAAAGGCGATGATGACGTCGGGGCGCGTACGGCCGCGAGTGACCTCGTCCTGCAGGTCATCCTGGGCGGTCCGAAAGGTGCAGTCTCACCCCCCCTAAAGGTCGGCCCCCTCCACCAGGTCATGTCCCCGCGTGGGGCGGTCAGGGGGCTATGTCCCACATTTAATGCTCCTAGTACGGCATCGGTCATCCCTGATGAAGGAGTGGGTGGGGCGCTGCGGGCCCTTGCAGGCCCCACCCACATAAAAATAGAATTTCACCTGACATGGTACCACCGGCCACAACCACAATGGGCGCGCCAAATAGGAGATATACATACCTTAGTTCAGATCAGAAGGGCAAGGAGGGTAGCATAGCAGAGATAACTTATTCACTTTTAATAATGACTAAATCACTAAAATGTTCTTTAAATTATATTGATCTGCCAAATGTTATTCATATATTAATAGAAGTCAAATTTGAGTATGGAAATATAATCTATGATTTCTTACAATCCTCACTACTAGGATCTGCTACATTCCCTAGTGTTCAGGACACACGGGAAACAACTAAAAACACCCGGAAAACTTGTTCCCTTGCGTCAGCACACGGTAGTTTTCACCAGGGAGCAAAAAGCCGGCAAAGTTGCATGCATTCCGAGTGTTCCGGTAAAAAACACGGGAACTATTCCAAGATTAGCGTGTGTCAGCTATAGCACGCAGGGATTTGGTGGCACGGGAATACGGTGTAGACGGTGCAGCTAACGGAGACAGTAGAAATGACCTACACGTGGGTAAACTGGAGAATGCCACATCTGCTACTCTCCCGAGTGTCTAGTTAGATTTGCACACGGTAATTACTGAGCATGACACGTCTAGAATCTCTCCCACGGTAATTAGTGACagtcttaaaaaaaattaaggaCTTTTTATTTACCAAATTTTAAGTCGTTCCAATTTCCAATAGAATGTTGCACGTAACTTTTTAATTTATGCGTAACCATTCATACCGATGTAATTAACATTCCAAATAACGGGCCACATGGTTATACAGTAAGTCATATACTTAAGTTCTAGTATCCAAAATAACTGAATGATTGGATTGAACAAATAAATACTAATCATCAAGCTAAACATGTTGATATCATTGAACACAAACACTGTATCCTATTACAAGAAAAGTATGAAGCAAATCCCCGGACTCAACTCATCAAATATTGCATTTGGACATTTGGTGAACTGATCTCTTTAGGTACCGCATCTTGACCAGCTGTACCCTCCCATGCATCAGTAGCACGTACTGTAGCTTCCATTCCATCTGGAGCGTCCCCACATTAatggagactaaatgtgatataaATATCAGTCTCAGGAggttgataacacatttattcaatagatGGTTTATAAatcgtacaactcccgagggagcgggCGCGAAAGCCATGCCGAAACGATAAGTAAAACAACAATGGTAACGATCCAAGCTATTGTCTAGATGAACCCCagatagcactcgggactaTGCGCCAGCGGAAGCATTCTTTAAAGGGCCAACGCCACAGGCAACGTTGGGTGTGGAAGCGAGcacctactcgaaatcctcgacGACGAAGTCTGTGTCTTCCTcagaagcaacaaaacaaggatGAGTACAAAAATAGTCAataagtccaaccccatccacggaggggtccacggagggggataatataagaatatgcacaagtcaatcaaggataaggctaaggtttatttgtaataaagctagatttttcaacacatgcaagggttcattttcaaaagggtttttcgcaaagcatttctttagtaaccgattcattaagtggggttgatcctatacaaaggatccaagtttaaTGCTACCAGCCTCCTCGTCCgcggtagctcacggcacaactgccggacacttccaaaatccaacacacgtcATGAAAACCATCAatctcccaaaagctagttatgtgaccaagctcTAACTCGTCCAATGTCGTGGACATGGCTATTCGAATAGATTTTAACtttgcagaggtgtacactttacccacaagtagggtaccgcatcacgatcaccttagtgtcggtgagGATCCTATCAAAGTCATTACCCACCTTAGgtaagactgactagccaacacggaagcaaccaaggggttaatgacctaccaacgaggtcttaaataggacctaagtcacaaagatcttactccttctccatggtctcccgttgctcaccaactctcctgatgactaacagactagctagtgggatttatgctaagacGTTGCCGTATAcaatggtcgagtggttgcacgctaaattgggttaggcaagatgacacatcaactcggtccttaaccatgacaagattgatatctcccaacctgctcaaccacaaaggtacgagcccaacttggcatttcacacaagaaacacccatccatctcatttaagcattttctttcctttatttcccaAAAACGCTTTTTTCTcttttaaaacactcacacatttattctttgataAAACACATTTTAGTCATGATTGGGATGTAATAAAATGAGTAataaggtcctaagcattctagcagtaattatcatccaaacagaacAAATCATATTCAAAGATAATTATGGaacatcaaggaataatcaagcaatcaaggggtggctatccaaccgtatTTTAGTAGTAAAACAATgtgcaattttataaaactggcgaataggttgtgtttgaaaaactaggataaatatgcatcataGGGTgcgattggacttgccgtccttgAAGTCAgccgggagttcttgctcgtGGTACTGGTCTTCGGgctccggctcgcggtactggtcttCAAGCTCTTCTTCAGGCTCCTCCTTGGTTACTGCTTGATCTACATCACACACAAGCGGGCACACagtaaataaaagaaaataaagttttACCCATTGAGCTCGAAGAGAAGGAGTGAACTAAAAATAGGAAATGAGGAGTATTTTTAGGGACGTTGTAGATGACTCAACGAAAATATATTTGAgaatgacgtggtcgaatttggagTTCATTGGAGGGGATTTGGCGCATAAAATGTAGGCAAGATGGTCTTTAGGGGCTAGTTTGAAAGGATTCAGGGACTTTTCTATAATTATTTTCGGAAGTGGAAGGGCTTCTGATGAAAAAGGCaaagagagaggtgggagggcctGGATGTGAAAAGGAATAAGCGGATGGgtaaaaaatgcaaaaccaccttTCTTTCTCGAGATAGAACGTCACGCACAGGAAGAACAGGAAGAACGACCGGCCGAGGAGGGGCGGCACCGGGGtatggcggcggccgggaagAGGGGGGAAACGGAGAGGAGGCTGAGAGGGTTTGATTCGTCTCCTTACCTCGAGCTGAGGTAGCTCGTGGATGCGGCTCCGCGACGGCGGGCGGGAGACAGAGGGAGCAGCACTGGAAGCTCGGGAGAGCAAGGGAGGTGGCTGGGGCGCTCGGTGGTGGAGGTGATGGGTGGCACAGGGGCCTTTTTATAGGCCGGAGGCGAGGGGGAGGGGCTGTCAACGGGCGGTGCACAGGAATAGGTAGAGTTAATGGAGTCCAGGATGCTCGGGCACAGGAGGCGCACAGGGCGGTGCACCGACAACAGGACGGTGGCGTGGTGAGGTGGAGCTGCGTGTGCGCGGTGTGGCGGGGCCGGGCTCGCACGGCGAGGTGAACAGGGGTGCGGTGGCATGATGGACTGGTGGTGCGCGTGGATGGCGTGCCGGGGCGCGGGGCGGCGAGGCGTTGGCGTGGTGGGAGGGCGCGGCGCTGGGGAGCAGTGACCGCGGCGGGCGAGGGCGCGGTGGCGTGCGGGGTGCTGGCGCGGAGCGAGGCTAGGGTGGCGTGTGCGGCCTCGGCACGGGTGGCGTCGTGGCGTGCGCCGGCCAAGGGCTGGGATGCACTCGAACGCAGGGAGGCAGGCGCGGCAGTGTGCGTGTGCTAGCGGGCCAGGGCGCATGCGGGTGGCGGTGTTGGGGGAAGCGTGCGCGGTTGGACGGTGTGTGCGTGTTGCATGCGAGGGGTGTGGGGCTGGGACGCGTGGCGCGCGCGTGTTGAGCGCCAGGGGGAGGGAGCGTTGTTGCGGCGCGGGGCCGGGTGGCGAGCGGGGCAAGCGCGTGGTGCGCGGGGTGCTGGCGGAGGGGGGCGGGGTGCTGGGGCGGGCGCAGCGTGTGGTGCGGGAGCGGAGCGGGGCTGGGGCGGTGCGCGACAGGAGTCGGGAAGGTAGGCGCACGACCAGGAAAGgaatggaaaaaaagagaagaaggaaaaaggaagaggaaaagaaaggggaaaaggaaagaagaagggaggtagaaaaagagaaaggaaaacgaaaacgggtaaaagaaaagaagttaaGGTAAAAAGGACTAGAGTAAAAGGTAGAATTAAATTGGGTGAGAAGTTAAACAGATAGAGAGGAAGACGGTGGAGATTGAGGAAACGGTCGCAACACGAGCGTGGCGGTCTTCCGACCGGCACGCGGTGTGACTCGTGGAGAGGAAAGGAAAAAGTAACGGACGGTGGTCGGCTttggtgccgggacggcgaattCGCTGGGAAGATGGGATTTTTGAGAGCTCAAGCGGTGAAAGATTTTTAAAAtgatttttagcgagtgattttggttggtgaattttacgggcgttacaccATCTCACCAGGCTTATGCTTCCGCTTAAACTCCATCTAAAGCACATGCAGGGCAGATCACAGAGAGAGTACATTAACAATGAATTGAAGCAATCCTACTATAACCAAAGGTTGAGTCGTAACCAAATAATGAAGACCATATGCTTAATCTCTTTACCTATCTGATTCATTTTCAGAGTATGCTCAGACAAATAGAATTAACAAAATGACAATGTACagtttcaagaaagcaaggTGTTCAATATCAGACAATTTTATTCAGACGTACCTTTCATCAGCAGGTGTGTGCAAGATAAAAAGCACAACTCTTGGAGAAAATCTACACAAAGTACGACATGCAACCAATTAGATTCAACAGTCAACACTGATTCATAGAAGGATGGTCCGTTGAAAGTTCAAACAACTACAACAGTACAGCACTCACCTGCCCTAGGGACTTTGGCCGGTTCCAATCTGCAGCAGCGGCGGACGTCGTAGACTAGATCACTACTGGATGATGTTCCTCTTGCTAAGACAACGAGCACGTTGAGTGTGGGGCTCGTGGCCGGCACTGGCGGGGGCACCGGTATGTAGAGTCGTCGGGTTGCTTCTGCATCAGGTGTACTGCAGTAAGATGCAATAGAGGTGGGATGGAGGCCAGTGAGTGCGAGATGGCAATCTAGAGGAGGAAGCAATGTGCGGCCAGAGGCGGGCGCAGGATTTGGAccatgggtattcaaaatttcaaatggcAAAAAAAATTGACAACTTAAATTATAGTTTTATAACATAGAATTAAGTAAcagcatcattgattaataaaattaaTCACAACTTGAAATTGTCCAGCTACTAATGATAAACACATCAAGGTGGCAACATGTAAAATAAATAGAGGATAAAACAGCAAAATGGTAACAaaggttacaacttacaagc from Setaria italica strain Yugu1 chromosome II, Setaria_italica_v2.0, whole genome shotgun sequence encodes the following:
- the LOC101779804 gene encoding uncharacterized protein LOC101779804 precursor, whose amino-acid sequence is MASRIALLCLLGLLVASPAIADSGIYYQLELMWPGAYCEQSSAGCCKPTTSAKPARDFFISGFTVYNATTDAPVNRCSNKAPFDPNEITDIPGLKQYWSNIKCPSNNGQGGWKNAWKKSGACSGLKEKDFFEKALEFRSRLNPLVRLQKNGIQPDFELYSLKKIKKVFQSGINATPLVQCSMGPFNKYMLYKLYFCATEQGTFIDCPVAPKYTCSAEILFHPFKRWMLQQLQGEDAEFAAAADGDDQDAFVLPGVAMDM